A DNA window from Acropora palmata chromosome 12, jaAcrPala1.3, whole genome shotgun sequence contains the following coding sequences:
- the LOC141861031 gene encoding large ribosomal subunit protein uL1-like, which produces MYAEVKLIAKMAAAVRQIGRWRPIFNGPIFLQTRTATKRQHQLEEHKRNDDVFLLNYRTPPSHTFTDAMSALRAYAINGVRQTVELQMKINMGENKTKVNPFHGMMVLPKPYGKERKLLVFAKGEAAEAAKEAGANIVGGEELIKQVADGELTDFHQVMCTLEFLNKMRPLQNVLREKMPTTRRGTASDDIVTAITDYKQGHPYRCDRHGYINIGLGKLHFTDAEIRSNALAVISAVKSHRVAKKGQFFEKMRLSSTNGPGFRLHLDELVGAS; this is translated from the exons ATGTATGCTGAAGTGAAGCTGATAGCCAAGATGGCGGCCGCTGTGCGCCAAATAGGTCGCTGGAGACCAATCTTTAATGGACCGATTTTTCTCCAAACAAGGACAGCAACTAAGCGACAGCATCAATTAGAAGAACATAAGCGTAACGATGATGTGTTTTTACTGAACTACAGAACTCCACCGTCTCATACATTTACCGATGCAATGAGTGCCCTCAGAGCGTACGCTATCAACGGCGTACGACAAACCGTAgaacttcaaatgaaaattaacatGGGCGAAAATAAG ACCAAGGTCAACCCTTTTCATGGTATGATGGTGCTTCCAAAACCATATGGAAAAGAGAGGAAGTTGCTGGTTTTTGCAAAG ggAGAAGCTGCTGAAGCAGCAAAGGAAGCTGGCGCAAACATCGTTGGTGGTGAAGAGCTTATTAAACAG GTAGCTGACGGAGAGCTGACTGATTTTCATCAAGTAATGTGTACTTTGGAATTTCTGAATAAAATGAGACCATTACAGAATGTACTCAGGGAGAAGATGCCAACAACGAGACGAG GAACTGCTTCAGATGATATTGTTACTGCTATCACAGATTATAAACAGGGACACCCATACAGATGTGACAGACATGGTTACATCAATATTGGCTTAGGGAAG CTACATTTCACTGATGCTGAGATAAGAAGTAATGCCCTTGCTGTGATATCTGCGGTCAAGTCTCACAGAGTTGCTAAAAAAG GACAATTCTTTGAGAAAATGAGGCTTTCTTCCACAAATGGCCCTGGATTTCGTTTACACTTGGACGAATTGGTTGGCGCGTCGTGA